In a single window of the Rhopalosiphum padi isolate XX-2018 chromosome 1, ASM2088224v1, whole genome shotgun sequence genome:
- the LOC132932030 gene encoding JNK-interacting protein 3 isoform X2 gives MAQEVVYGTQDDTHVVMSEKVQSLAGSIYQEFEKMISKYDEEVVKNLMPLVVNVLECLDLSHTENQEHEVEVELLREDNEQLVTQYEREKQLRKSAEQKLLEMEDYIEDEKKDYQSKIESLESIVRMLELKSKNASDHVYRLEEKEQDMKQEYTKLHERYTELFKTHMDHIERTKILMGSGDRMDNPRSMRMPFMSMAHMNRSSGPVSFGFSSLESPSTLKSIDGSNEYPLVISNSPPGSMHSNSSLKNELQTQDLETSEAESRLRVDQISERGWSETLNSISKADDSSPDEVPEIVEEIEAIPKNSVTSLSGRSHTQREQRPATNVLYQEFSFQDNEVQVELEEVPEITGNWVHPGDYASSVSSETEPETPLSIVNDNFFGMGKEVENLIKENTELLATKNALNIVKDDLIIKVDELTSEQHILREELKALQTLNVRLAQKASEVEEELKKTKQELEQLKLNKSDSDEEKSYAERKRFTRVEMARVILERNKFKEQLMDLEESLRWQETVRAIRLEPNEKKKQGVWRLFSNLFGSSVKPNDTGLGSGDSGGGVVTRPRSIHYDPSSHQVGPSSIMKRRSMIEGGRYSRYEDDMFSDKSKRSDRRVHFGRIRTHIPREESWLQAYGWSMPADPSNGRPLLSMPHQSNSPSTNYPVPVLVNCCSPLADTEPGMKMWCATGVNLSGGVTKDGGEIVGASVFYNNNNNNNMEEPISKNSEFQTTIDESLEMKKLDEELKENSRSNVESELVLSSLIWICTTTNNNTKVVIIDANKPDIVLETFHISCQAHIGCIASVPGALENDYVDNDVINCEPEQTEEVTEEDKQLPKDKKSDVEIGKIMFVSCAAGSEETYLDDSHKADEILSDINSDKVDDDSISDSVQADNNSCEIPRRPSLLKEGIIKDGISDPLNENGIAKEDLDNMSSVLPTIWLGFENGCIFVHSAKSQWRRCLHSVKLKDAVLSIIYVDGRVLCALANGTVVVFRRDDEGRWDLSKYHSVTLGPPQNAARCLVSVNSKRVWCGYKNKVHIIHPRSLVVIHTLEAHPHKESKVRTMVWVGDGVWVSIRLDSTIRLYHAYNYNHLQDVDVQPFIIKMLGSDKPQLSCIRITAMLVASNRLWIGTGIGVVISVPLLDKGLLGFPINKEVKVYSEPKTQEITPSSFIPYCSMAHAQLSVHGFRDSVKFFVSVPGSGGFSAASAIQQDEPIVESVPDAEHLTSTLIIAGGEGYIDFRSDEQGDGDYFDRTEKNQLFLWGVHSEAKNKARLDVNSLNNTI, from the exons ATGGCTCAAGAAGTAGTGTACGGGACTCAAGACGACACCCATGTCGTTATGTCTGAGAAAGTACAATCACTAGCTGGTAGTATTTATCAggaatttgaaaaaatgataTCCAAATACGATGAAGAAGTTGTGAAAAATTTGATGCCATTGGTTGTTAACGTTTTGGAGTGCTTAGACCTTTCTCATACAGAAAATCAAGAACATGAGGTAGAAGTTGAGCTATTACGAGAAGATAATGAACAATTAGTTACTCAGTATGAGAGAGAAAAACAACTACGGAAATCTGCAGAACAG AAACTTCTGGAAATGGAAGATTATATTGAAGATGAGAAAAAAGATTATCAAAGTAAAATAGAGAGTTTAGAATCAATTGTTAGAATGTtagaattaaaatcaaaaaatgcttCAGATCATG tttatagatTGGAAGAAAAAGAACAAGATATGAAACAAGAGTACACAAAACTGCATGAACGATACacagaattatttaaaactcaCATGGATCACATTGAACGTACAAAAATTTTAATGGGTTCTGGTGATCGAATGGATAATCCTAGAAGTATGCGAATGCCTTTTATGAGCATGGCCCATATGAATcg atCTTCTGGACCAGTTTCATTTGGGTTTAGTTCCCTTGAAAGTCCATCTACACTGAAGTCTATTGATGGATCCAATGAATATCCATTAGTTATATCTAATTCTCCTCCAGGCAGTATGCATTCCAATTCTAGCCTGAAAAATGAATTACAAACCcaa GATCTTGAAACTTCTGAGGCAGAATCACGTTTACGTGTTGATCAAATATCTGAACGAGGTTGGTCTGAAACTTTAAATTCTATTAGCAAAGCTGATGACAGTAGTCCAGACGAAGTTCCAGAAATTGTAGAAGAAATAGAAGCAATTCCTAAAAATTCTGTCACATCACTTAGTGGGCGTAGTCATACACAAAG agAACAAAGACCTGCTACTAATGTTTTATATCAAGAATTCAGCTTTCAAGATAATGAAGTGCAAGTAGAATTAGAAGAAGTGCCAGAAATTActg gAAATTGGGTACATCCCGGAGATTATGCTTCATCTG TCAGCAGTGAGACTGAACCAGAAACTCCACTCTCGATAG TTAATGATAACTTTTTCG GTATGGGAAAGGAAGTTGAGAATCTCATTAAAGAAAATACTGAACTATTGGCTACAAAAAATGCTCTCAACATTGTTAaagatgatttaattattaaagttgatGAACTTacaag tgAGCAACACATTTTGCGCGAAGAGTTAAAAGCTTTGCAAACACTAAATGTTCGTTTGGCTCAGAAAGCATCTGAAGTTGAGGaagagttaaaaaaaacaaaacaagaaTTAGAACAGCTGAAATTGAACAAATCTGATTCTgat gAAGAAAAATCATATGCAGAACGTAAAAGATTTACCCGTGTTGAAATGGCTAGAGTTATTTTAGAACGAAATAAATTCAAAGAACAACTAATGGATTTAGAAGAATCACTTCGTTGGCAAGAAACTGTCCGGGCCATTCGATTGGAGccaaatgagaaaaaaaaacaggGTGTGTGGAGACT TTTCAGCAACTTATTTGGAAGTAGTGTCAAACCAAACGACACTGGACTTGGAAGTGGAGATAGCGGAGGAGGCGTAGTTACGCGTCCAAGATCAATACATTATGATCCATCATCTCATCAAGTTGGTCCCTCTAGCATAATGAAAAGACGTAGTATGATAGAAGGAGGAAGATATAGTAGATATGAAGATGAcat gttTAGTGACAAATCTAAGCGTTCTGATCGACGCGTGCATTTTGGCAGAATACGTACTCATATTCCTAGAGAAGAAAGTTGGTTACAAGCTTATGGTTGGAGTATGCCAGCTGATCCTTCAAATGGAAGACCCCTTTTAAGTATGCCACATCAATCTAATAGTCCAAGTACAAACTATCCTGTACCGGTTCTAGTAAACTGTTGTTCACCACTTGCTGATACTGAACCTGGAATGAag ATGTGGTGCGCTACAGGAGTTAATCTTAGTGGAGGTGTTACCAAAGATGGTGGTGAAATTGTTGGGGCTagtgtattttacaataataataataataataatatggaagaACCCATTAGTAAAAACTCAGAATTTCAAACTACAATTGATGAAAGCttagaaatgaaaaaattaGATGAAgagttaaaa GAAAATAGTAGATCAAACGTTGAATCAGAACTAGTTCTATCGTCACTTATTTGGATATGTActacaactaataataatactaaagtaGTTATTATTGATGCCAATAAACCTGATATTGTATTAGAGACATTTCATATTTCCTGCCAAGCTCATATTGGTTGTATTGCTTCAGTAccag gggCTTTAGAAAATGATTATGTGGATAATGATGTTATAAATTGTGAGCCTGAACAAACTGAAGAAGTTACTGAAGAAGACAAGCAATTAccaaaagataaaaaatcaGATGTTGAAATCGGCAAAATTATGTTTGTTAGTTGTGCAGCTGGTAGTGAAGAAACTTATTTAGATGATAGTCATAAAGCAGATGAAATATTAAGTGACATCAACTCTGATAAGGTTGATGATg ATAGCATATCAGATTCTGTTCAAGCAGATAATAATAGCTGTGAAATACCAAGAAGACCTAGCCTATTGAAAGAAGGTATCATAAAGGATGGAATATCTGACCCTCTGAATG AAAACGGAATAGCAAAAGAAGATCTAGATAATATGTCAAGTGTCTTACCTACTATCTGGTTAGGATTTGAAAATGGTTGTATATTTGTACATTCTGCTAAGTCACAGTGGAGGCGATGTTTACACTcagtaaaattaaaagatgCTGTGTTGAGTATCAT ctatGTTGATGGTCGTGTTTTATGTGCTTTGGCTAATGGAACAGTAGTTGTATTTCGGCGTGATGATGAAGGTCGATGGGATTTAAGCAAATATCATAGTGTGACATTAGGACCGCCTCAAAATGCAGCTCGATGCCTAGTATCAGTAAATAGCAAACGAGTTTGGTGTGGTTATAAAAACAAAGTACACATTATTCATCCACGTTCATTAGttgttatt cataCATTAGAAGCACATCCTCATAAAGAAAGTAAAGTTCGCACCATGGTTTGGGTAGGAGACGGCGTTTGGGTATCCATAAGACTTGACTCAACAATAAGACTTTATcatgcatataattataatcatttacaaGATGTTGATGTACAaccatttattatcaaaatgctAG GATCCGATAAACCACAACTATCGTGTATTAGGATAACAGCAATGCTAGTTGCTTCTAACAGGCTATGGATTGGAACTGGAATTGGTGTAGTTATATCTGTCCCTCTTTTAGAta AAGGTCTCTTAGGATTTCCAATTAATAAAGAAGTGAAAGTATATTCTGAACCAAAAACTCAAGAGATAACACCAAGTAGTTTCATACCATATTGCTCAATGGCCCACGCTCAACTATCAGTACACGGATTTAGAGATTCAGTCAAGTTTTTTGTATCTGTACCag gaTCTGGAGGTTTTTCTGCTGCATCTGCCATTCAACAAGACGAACCAATTGTTGAAAGTGTCCCTGATGCCGAACATTTGACATCCACATTGATTATTGCTGGTGGTGAAGGTTATATAGACTTTAGATCTG
- the LOC132932030 gene encoding JNK-interacting protein 3 isoform X3, translating to MAQEVVYGTQDDTHVVMSEKVQSLAGSIYQEFEKMISKYDEEVVKNLMPLVVNVLECLDLSHTENQEHEVEVELLREDNEQLVTQYEREKQLRKSAEQKLLEMEDYIEDEKKDYQSKIESLESIVRMLELKSKNASDHVYRLEEKEQDMKQEYTKLHERYTELFKTHMDHIERTKILMGSGDRMDNPRSMRMPFMSMAHMNRSSGPVSFGFSSLESPSTLKSIDGSNEYPLVISNSPPGSMHSNSSLKNELQTQDLETSEAESRLRVDQISERGWSETLNSISKADDSSPDEVPEIVEEIEAIPKNSVTSLSGRSHTQREQRPATNVLYQEFSFQDNEVQVELEEVPEITGNWVHPGDYASSVSSETEPETPLSIGMGKEVENLIKENTELLATKNALNIVKDDLIIKVDELTSEQHILREELKALQTLNVRLAQKASEVEEELKKTKQELEQLKLNKSDSDEEKSYAERKRFTRVEMARVILERNKFKEQLMDLEESLRWQETVRAIRLEPNEKKKQGVWRLFSNLFGSSVKPNDTGLGSGDSGGGVVTRPRSIHYDPSSHQVGPSSIMKRRSMIEGGRYSRYEDDMFSDKSKRSDRRVHFGRIRTHIPREESWLQAYGWSMPADPSNGRPLLSMPHQSNSPSTNYPVPVLVNCCSPLADTEPGMKMWCATGVNLSGGVTKDGGEIVGASVFYNNNNNNNMEEPISKNSEFQTTIDESLEMKKLDEELKENSRSNVESELVLSSLIWICTTTNNNTKVVIIDANKPDIVLETFHISCQAHIGCIASVPGALENDYVDNDVINCEPEQTEEVTEEDKQLPKDKKSDVEIGKIMFVSCAAGSEETYLDDSHKADEILSDINSDKVDDEDSISDSVQADNNSCEIPRRPSLLKEGIIKDGISDPLNENGIAKEDLDNMSSVLPTIWLGFENGCIFVHSAKSQWRRCLHSVKLKDAVLSIIYVDGRVLCALANGTVVVFRRDDEGRWDLSKYHSVTLGPPQNAARCLVSVNSKRVWCGYKNKVHIIHPRSLVVIHTLEAHPHKESKVRTMVWVGDGVWVSIRLDSTIRLYHAYNYNHLQDVDVQPFIIKMLGSDKPQLSCIRITAMLVASNRLWIGTGIGVVISVPLLDKGLLGFPINKEVKVYSEPKTQEITPSSFIPYCSMAHAQLSVHGFRDSVKFFVSVPGSGGFSAASAIQQDEPIVESVPDAEHLTSTLIIAGGEGYIDFRSDEQGDGDYFDRTEKNQLFLWGVHSEAKNKARLDVNSLNNTI from the exons ATGGCTCAAGAAGTAGTGTACGGGACTCAAGACGACACCCATGTCGTTATGTCTGAGAAAGTACAATCACTAGCTGGTAGTATTTATCAggaatttgaaaaaatgataTCCAAATACGATGAAGAAGTTGTGAAAAATTTGATGCCATTGGTTGTTAACGTTTTGGAGTGCTTAGACCTTTCTCATACAGAAAATCAAGAACATGAGGTAGAAGTTGAGCTATTACGAGAAGATAATGAACAATTAGTTACTCAGTATGAGAGAGAAAAACAACTACGGAAATCTGCAGAACAG AAACTTCTGGAAATGGAAGATTATATTGAAGATGAGAAAAAAGATTATCAAAGTAAAATAGAGAGTTTAGAATCAATTGTTAGAATGTtagaattaaaatcaaaaaatgcttCAGATCATG tttatagatTGGAAGAAAAAGAACAAGATATGAAACAAGAGTACACAAAACTGCATGAACGATACacagaattatttaaaactcaCATGGATCACATTGAACGTACAAAAATTTTAATGGGTTCTGGTGATCGAATGGATAATCCTAGAAGTATGCGAATGCCTTTTATGAGCATGGCCCATATGAATcg atCTTCTGGACCAGTTTCATTTGGGTTTAGTTCCCTTGAAAGTCCATCTACACTGAAGTCTATTGATGGATCCAATGAATATCCATTAGTTATATCTAATTCTCCTCCAGGCAGTATGCATTCCAATTCTAGCCTGAAAAATGAATTACAAACCcaa GATCTTGAAACTTCTGAGGCAGAATCACGTTTACGTGTTGATCAAATATCTGAACGAGGTTGGTCTGAAACTTTAAATTCTATTAGCAAAGCTGATGACAGTAGTCCAGACGAAGTTCCAGAAATTGTAGAAGAAATAGAAGCAATTCCTAAAAATTCTGTCACATCACTTAGTGGGCGTAGTCATACACAAAG agAACAAAGACCTGCTACTAATGTTTTATATCAAGAATTCAGCTTTCAAGATAATGAAGTGCAAGTAGAATTAGAAGAAGTGCCAGAAATTActg gAAATTGGGTACATCCCGGAGATTATGCTTCATCTG TCAGCAGTGAGACTGAACCAGAAACTCCACTCTCGATAG GTATGGGAAAGGAAGTTGAGAATCTCATTAAAGAAAATACTGAACTATTGGCTACAAAAAATGCTCTCAACATTGTTAaagatgatttaattattaaagttgatGAACTTacaag tgAGCAACACATTTTGCGCGAAGAGTTAAAAGCTTTGCAAACACTAAATGTTCGTTTGGCTCAGAAAGCATCTGAAGTTGAGGaagagttaaaaaaaacaaaacaagaaTTAGAACAGCTGAAATTGAACAAATCTGATTCTgat gAAGAAAAATCATATGCAGAACGTAAAAGATTTACCCGTGTTGAAATGGCTAGAGTTATTTTAGAACGAAATAAATTCAAAGAACAACTAATGGATTTAGAAGAATCACTTCGTTGGCAAGAAACTGTCCGGGCCATTCGATTGGAGccaaatgagaaaaaaaaacaggGTGTGTGGAGACT TTTCAGCAACTTATTTGGAAGTAGTGTCAAACCAAACGACACTGGACTTGGAAGTGGAGATAGCGGAGGAGGCGTAGTTACGCGTCCAAGATCAATACATTATGATCCATCATCTCATCAAGTTGGTCCCTCTAGCATAATGAAAAGACGTAGTATGATAGAAGGAGGAAGATATAGTAGATATGAAGATGAcat gttTAGTGACAAATCTAAGCGTTCTGATCGACGCGTGCATTTTGGCAGAATACGTACTCATATTCCTAGAGAAGAAAGTTGGTTACAAGCTTATGGTTGGAGTATGCCAGCTGATCCTTCAAATGGAAGACCCCTTTTAAGTATGCCACATCAATCTAATAGTCCAAGTACAAACTATCCTGTACCGGTTCTAGTAAACTGTTGTTCACCACTTGCTGATACTGAACCTGGAATGAag ATGTGGTGCGCTACAGGAGTTAATCTTAGTGGAGGTGTTACCAAAGATGGTGGTGAAATTGTTGGGGCTagtgtattttacaataataataataataataatatggaagaACCCATTAGTAAAAACTCAGAATTTCAAACTACAATTGATGAAAGCttagaaatgaaaaaattaGATGAAgagttaaaa GAAAATAGTAGATCAAACGTTGAATCAGAACTAGTTCTATCGTCACTTATTTGGATATGTActacaactaataataatactaaagtaGTTATTATTGATGCCAATAAACCTGATATTGTATTAGAGACATTTCATATTTCCTGCCAAGCTCATATTGGTTGTATTGCTTCAGTAccag gggCTTTAGAAAATGATTATGTGGATAATGATGTTATAAATTGTGAGCCTGAACAAACTGAAGAAGTTACTGAAGAAGACAAGCAATTAccaaaagataaaaaatcaGATGTTGAAATCGGCAAAATTATGTTTGTTAGTTGTGCAGCTGGTAGTGAAGAAACTTATTTAGATGATAGTCATAAAGCAGATGAAATATTAAGTGACATCAACTCTGATAAGGTTGATGATg AAGATAGCATATCAGATTCTGTTCAAGCAGATAATAATAGCTGTGAAATACCAAGAAGACCTAGCCTATTGAAAGAAGGTATCATAAAGGATGGAATATCTGACCCTCTGAATG AAAACGGAATAGCAAAAGAAGATCTAGATAATATGTCAAGTGTCTTACCTACTATCTGGTTAGGATTTGAAAATGGTTGTATATTTGTACATTCTGCTAAGTCACAGTGGAGGCGATGTTTACACTcagtaaaattaaaagatgCTGTGTTGAGTATCAT ctatGTTGATGGTCGTGTTTTATGTGCTTTGGCTAATGGAACAGTAGTTGTATTTCGGCGTGATGATGAAGGTCGATGGGATTTAAGCAAATATCATAGTGTGACATTAGGACCGCCTCAAAATGCAGCTCGATGCCTAGTATCAGTAAATAGCAAACGAGTTTGGTGTGGTTATAAAAACAAAGTACACATTATTCATCCACGTTCATTAGttgttatt cataCATTAGAAGCACATCCTCATAAAGAAAGTAAAGTTCGCACCATGGTTTGGGTAGGAGACGGCGTTTGGGTATCCATAAGACTTGACTCAACAATAAGACTTTATcatgcatataattataatcatttacaaGATGTTGATGTACAaccatttattatcaaaatgctAG GATCCGATAAACCACAACTATCGTGTATTAGGATAACAGCAATGCTAGTTGCTTCTAACAGGCTATGGATTGGAACTGGAATTGGTGTAGTTATATCTGTCCCTCTTTTAGAta AAGGTCTCTTAGGATTTCCAATTAATAAAGAAGTGAAAGTATATTCTGAACCAAAAACTCAAGAGATAACACCAAGTAGTTTCATACCATATTGCTCAATGGCCCACGCTCAACTATCAGTACACGGATTTAGAGATTCAGTCAAGTTTTTTGTATCTGTACCag gaTCTGGAGGTTTTTCTGCTGCATCTGCCATTCAACAAGACGAACCAATTGTTGAAAGTGTCCCTGATGCCGAACATTTGACATCCACATTGATTATTGCTGGTGGTGAAGGTTATATAGACTTTAGATCTG
- the LOC132932030 gene encoding JNK-interacting protein 3 isoform X7, with translation MAQEVVYGTQDDTHVVMSEKVQSLAGSIYQEFEKMISKYDEEVVKNLMPLVVNVLECLDLSHTENQEHEVEVELLREDNEQLVTQYEREKQLRKSAEQKLLEMEDYIEDEKKDYQSKIESLESIVRMLELKSKNASDHVYRLEEKEQDMKQEYTKLHERYTELFKTHMDHIERTKILMGSGDRMDNPRSMRMPFMSMAHMNRSSGPVSFGFSSLESPSTLKSIDGSNEYPLVISNSPPGSMHSNSSLKNELQTQDLETSEAESRLRVDQISERGWSETLNSISKADDSSPDEVPEIVEEIEAIPKNSVTSLSGRSHTQREQRPATNVLYQEFSFQDNEVQVELEEVPEITGNWVHPGDYASSVSSETEPETPLSIVNDNFFGMGKEVENLIKENTELLATKNALNIVKDDLIIKVDELTSEQHILREELKALQTLNVRLAQKASEVEEELKKTKQELEQLKLNKSDSDEEKSYAERKRFTRVEMARVILERNKFKEQLMDLEESLRWQETVRAIRLEPNEKKKQGVWRLFSNLFGSSVKPNDTGLGSGDSGGGVVTRPRSIHYDPSSHQVGPSSIMKRRSMIEGGRYSRYEDDMFSDKSKRSDRRVHFGRIRTHIPREESWLQAYGWSMPADPSNGRPLLSMPHQSNSPSTNYPVPVLVNCCSPLADTEPGMKMWCATGVNLSGGVTKDGGEIVGASVFYNNNNNNNMEEPISKNSEFQTTIDESLEMKKLDEELKENSRSNVESELVLSSLIWICTTTNNNTKVVIIDANKPDIVLETFHISCQAHIGCIASVPGALENDYVDNDVINCEPEQTEEVTEEDKQLPKDKKSDVEIGKIMFVSCAAGSEETYLDDSHKADEILSDINSDKVDDENGIAKEDLDNMSSVLPTIWLGFENGCIFVHSAKSQWRRCLHSVKLKDAVLSIIYVDGRVLCALANGTVVVFRRDDEGRWDLSKYHSVTLGPPQNAARCLVSVNSKRVWCGYKNKVHIIHPRSLVVIHTLEAHPHKESKVRTMVWVGDGVWVSIRLDSTIRLYHAYNYNHLQDVDVQPFIIKMLGSDKPQLSCIRITAMLVASNRLWIGTGIGVVISVPLLDKGLLGFPINKEVKVYSEPKTQEITPSSFIPYCSMAHAQLSVHGFRDSVKFFVSVPGSGGFSAASAIQQDEPIVESVPDAEHLTSTLIIAGGEGYIDFRSDEQGDGDYFDRTEKNQLFLWGVHSEAKNKARLDVNSLNNTI, from the exons ATGGCTCAAGAAGTAGTGTACGGGACTCAAGACGACACCCATGTCGTTATGTCTGAGAAAGTACAATCACTAGCTGGTAGTATTTATCAggaatttgaaaaaatgataTCCAAATACGATGAAGAAGTTGTGAAAAATTTGATGCCATTGGTTGTTAACGTTTTGGAGTGCTTAGACCTTTCTCATACAGAAAATCAAGAACATGAGGTAGAAGTTGAGCTATTACGAGAAGATAATGAACAATTAGTTACTCAGTATGAGAGAGAAAAACAACTACGGAAATCTGCAGAACAG AAACTTCTGGAAATGGAAGATTATATTGAAGATGAGAAAAAAGATTATCAAAGTAAAATAGAGAGTTTAGAATCAATTGTTAGAATGTtagaattaaaatcaaaaaatgcttCAGATCATG tttatagatTGGAAGAAAAAGAACAAGATATGAAACAAGAGTACACAAAACTGCATGAACGATACacagaattatttaaaactcaCATGGATCACATTGAACGTACAAAAATTTTAATGGGTTCTGGTGATCGAATGGATAATCCTAGAAGTATGCGAATGCCTTTTATGAGCATGGCCCATATGAATcg atCTTCTGGACCAGTTTCATTTGGGTTTAGTTCCCTTGAAAGTCCATCTACACTGAAGTCTATTGATGGATCCAATGAATATCCATTAGTTATATCTAATTCTCCTCCAGGCAGTATGCATTCCAATTCTAGCCTGAAAAATGAATTACAAACCcaa GATCTTGAAACTTCTGAGGCAGAATCACGTTTACGTGTTGATCAAATATCTGAACGAGGTTGGTCTGAAACTTTAAATTCTATTAGCAAAGCTGATGACAGTAGTCCAGACGAAGTTCCAGAAATTGTAGAAGAAATAGAAGCAATTCCTAAAAATTCTGTCACATCACTTAGTGGGCGTAGTCATACACAAAG agAACAAAGACCTGCTACTAATGTTTTATATCAAGAATTCAGCTTTCAAGATAATGAAGTGCAAGTAGAATTAGAAGAAGTGCCAGAAATTActg gAAATTGGGTACATCCCGGAGATTATGCTTCATCTG TCAGCAGTGAGACTGAACCAGAAACTCCACTCTCGATAG TTAATGATAACTTTTTCG GTATGGGAAAGGAAGTTGAGAATCTCATTAAAGAAAATACTGAACTATTGGCTACAAAAAATGCTCTCAACATTGTTAaagatgatttaattattaaagttgatGAACTTacaag tgAGCAACACATTTTGCGCGAAGAGTTAAAAGCTTTGCAAACACTAAATGTTCGTTTGGCTCAGAAAGCATCTGAAGTTGAGGaagagttaaaaaaaacaaaacaagaaTTAGAACAGCTGAAATTGAACAAATCTGATTCTgat gAAGAAAAATCATATGCAGAACGTAAAAGATTTACCCGTGTTGAAATGGCTAGAGTTATTTTAGAACGAAATAAATTCAAAGAACAACTAATGGATTTAGAAGAATCACTTCGTTGGCAAGAAACTGTCCGGGCCATTCGATTGGAGccaaatgagaaaaaaaaacaggGTGTGTGGAGACT TTTCAGCAACTTATTTGGAAGTAGTGTCAAACCAAACGACACTGGACTTGGAAGTGGAGATAGCGGAGGAGGCGTAGTTACGCGTCCAAGATCAATACATTATGATCCATCATCTCATCAAGTTGGTCCCTCTAGCATAATGAAAAGACGTAGTATGATAGAAGGAGGAAGATATAGTAGATATGAAGATGAcat gttTAGTGACAAATCTAAGCGTTCTGATCGACGCGTGCATTTTGGCAGAATACGTACTCATATTCCTAGAGAAGAAAGTTGGTTACAAGCTTATGGTTGGAGTATGCCAGCTGATCCTTCAAATGGAAGACCCCTTTTAAGTATGCCACATCAATCTAATAGTCCAAGTACAAACTATCCTGTACCGGTTCTAGTAAACTGTTGTTCACCACTTGCTGATACTGAACCTGGAATGAag ATGTGGTGCGCTACAGGAGTTAATCTTAGTGGAGGTGTTACCAAAGATGGTGGTGAAATTGTTGGGGCTagtgtattttacaataataataataataataatatggaagaACCCATTAGTAAAAACTCAGAATTTCAAACTACAATTGATGAAAGCttagaaatgaaaaaattaGATGAAgagttaaaa GAAAATAGTAGATCAAACGTTGAATCAGAACTAGTTCTATCGTCACTTATTTGGATATGTActacaactaataataatactaaagtaGTTATTATTGATGCCAATAAACCTGATATTGTATTAGAGACATTTCATATTTCCTGCCAAGCTCATATTGGTTGTATTGCTTCAGTAccag gggCTTTAGAAAATGATTATGTGGATAATGATGTTATAAATTGTGAGCCTGAACAAACTGAAGAAGTTACTGAAGAAGACAAGCAATTAccaaaagataaaaaatcaGATGTTGAAATCGGCAAAATTATGTTTGTTAGTTGTGCAGCTGGTAGTGAAGAAACTTATTTAGATGATAGTCATAAAGCAGATGAAATATTAAGTGACATCAACTCTGATAAGGTTGATGATg AAAACGGAATAGCAAAAGAAGATCTAGATAATATGTCAAGTGTCTTACCTACTATCTGGTTAGGATTTGAAAATGGTTGTATATTTGTACATTCTGCTAAGTCACAGTGGAGGCGATGTTTACACTcagtaaaattaaaagatgCTGTGTTGAGTATCAT ctatGTTGATGGTCGTGTTTTATGTGCTTTGGCTAATGGAACAGTAGTTGTATTTCGGCGTGATGATGAAGGTCGATGGGATTTAAGCAAATATCATAGTGTGACATTAGGACCGCCTCAAAATGCAGCTCGATGCCTAGTATCAGTAAATAGCAAACGAGTTTGGTGTGGTTATAAAAACAAAGTACACATTATTCATCCACGTTCATTAGttgttatt cataCATTAGAAGCACATCCTCATAAAGAAAGTAAAGTTCGCACCATGGTTTGGGTAGGAGACGGCGTTTGGGTATCCATAAGACTTGACTCAACAATAAGACTTTATcatgcatataattataatcatttacaaGATGTTGATGTACAaccatttattatcaaaatgctAG GATCCGATAAACCACAACTATCGTGTATTAGGATAACAGCAATGCTAGTTGCTTCTAACAGGCTATGGATTGGAACTGGAATTGGTGTAGTTATATCTGTCCCTCTTTTAGAta AAGGTCTCTTAGGATTTCCAATTAATAAAGAAGTGAAAGTATATTCTGAACCAAAAACTCAAGAGATAACACCAAGTAGTTTCATACCATATTGCTCAATGGCCCACGCTCAACTATCAGTACACGGATTTAGAGATTCAGTCAAGTTTTTTGTATCTGTACCag gaTCTGGAGGTTTTTCTGCTGCATCTGCCATTCAACAAGACGAACCAATTGTTGAAAGTGTCCCTGATGCCGAACATTTGACATCCACATTGATTATTGCTGGTGGTGAAGGTTATATAGACTTTAGATCTG